The following is a genomic window from Cryptococcus depauperatus CBS 7841 chromosome 2, complete sequence.
GCCAGCAGACACACGCTTGAGGAcagcgatctcattgcgCACCATATGCTCACGCCCCTGTCACATCCGCTTAGTCAACGCGGCGCGGAAGATCATGATAAGATTGTACCATTAAAAACTTCTTGTTGAGGACTTTGCAGGCATAGTATTGTCCAGTCTAGAGACCAAGTCAGTACATAAGATTTGACAAATAAACGAATACTTGCAGTGATATGAACACACTCTTTTACGACAGCGCTTATAGCCATGTCAGAACATCCTTAACATTTCACTCTAGATGGCCCAAAGTATAGCCAACTTACTACGTTCCACTGTCAAGTACAGAGTTCAGCAACCAAATATCTATCGCCAAGCTGACTTACCTTCCCAAAGTCTTTCCAGTCTTGTACTGGCAGGGGACAGTTTGAGCAGGCataatgaaaaagaattttAAAAAATAGATGTAATAATGTAGAATTCAACAAAGATTTAAATAGACAACATGATGAATAGATCTATTGACACAAGTCCCCTGCGACTGTTGAAAGGAAGCGGTGAATACATTATACTCATCCAGGGCTTGCATAAAAGTGGATACGTCTAGCAAACAAAGCAGCCACAGACGTTGGATGCATCTCTTGCCCACTTCATATAACCCCTCAATGCACACAATACAGTATATTTATAATTATTGCCATCCGCATTGAGTATTCCAGTCTCCAAGATTCCATTGCACTTGACAAACTGTGTGTTATATAGTCCCTGGATGATGAACGACTCACCTAtgtttttgctcttttcgTATCCTAACAAGTACAGCTACTGTGAATATACGTCATGGCTGACTATTGAGAGTGCTTACCGGCTCGGTAGACCCATTGGGTGTCTCTGCCAAAGGTTTACTCAGGCCAAACTTTTCTgcccttttcctctttttttcctcttcgaTAGCAATCTTTGCTGCCAGTTCCCTGCTTCAAAGATGAGCCATTGTATTTAACATTTAAGCATTACTGACGGATCAATCGTTTCCGGCTTTGATTGCggtttcttttcttctggCTTCTTTTCTGACAAGCCAAATTTGGCTGCACGTTTGGCAAGCACATCCTCGCTCAATCCAAGAGAGCTCTTATCAACTGTCGCAGGCTTTTCCTTTGCAATCTTTACAACTGATGGATCATTGGCTACGGCGTTTGCCTTGGATTTGGCAATGAACGGCACGCCAAAACGTTCTGCCCGGGCTTTCTTCGCCTTCTCTTCAGGATCGAGCTCAGTCACGTCGCCAGCTGTAGGTTTGGCAGATTCCGTAGACGGTAGGGCCACTGCAGGCGCGTTCTCAGAGATGGCTGTACCGGCCATCTCTGTGACAGATGAATTCGCCTCATCAACAAGCGTACCAGTTTCTGCCTTGTACCTCATCAGTCAGAGCACGAAAACGTCCTGTCAACtcacaatctcttcttgagacTCGTCTCCTACCGAGACGTTATGGTCAACCAATCTCTTGACAAGGtcatccttctttccagTCTGGGAAAGATTATGCTTGGCGAGCAATTCCTTAAGCTCAGTGACCTTGAGTTTATGGCTGCTGTCGAGTCAGCACCACCATCCGACTGCTCGACAGCACATACAGTTTTGTTTCCATATCGAAAATATCTAAACcgaaaaaataaaagcaagaagaagaaataaaatacaaaacaaaaacaaatatTATAAAACGCGTCTATTCTCACAAAACGGGATTATTTATTTCTATGTGGCTTTTTTTACAATCTTAACATATTAAGACTTTTCCAAACCAAAACATGTACAAGATATTCCTATAATTTCGCCAGAAGATCCTCCTCGTCCAAGCCAGACTCTATACATCCGTTCTTCGTCTCACCAACTCTTCGAGCTCTAAACAGCCCTTCCTGGCTGGTGACGGCTAGTAAATGCCCATCCGAACTGTAGACTCGACCTCGACAGACAGCCCGCTCGCTCTTGGTGTCTGCCACCTGGCTCTCCATTACATGGAGTACTGGTTTTCTGTAGTCCAAGCcttgaggaaaaggataaaaGTGAATGGTGTGGTCGAGTGAGGCAATCATACCCAGCTGTGGCTCAGAAGAAGCATTCAGTCCCACAGAGCGAGCAGCTGTACCGACAAACTGAAAATCGGTCACATACGCCAGCATAGCCTGGCGCAAAATCAGTCGGCGTTTGGGCAGGTGAGCTTACCTTGTACGTCTCCTCGTTGAGGACCTCTTCGGTCTCTATGCGAGGATGGTGCCAGACCATCCGGGTGGTGGGCAGCCCGTCGAGATAGTATTGTGGTGAGGATGAGACGCCTGTGACTTTTCTGGCTACTGCAGTGCTAGATGGCATGCCGTCTGTGCTGCTCTGGACTTGGTGTCAGCCCTCTCCGTTACGATGGAACGACACTGACCCAGGTGGAGAACCATCTCCACTTCCATCCTAGCTCCTCCTTGGTTTTCTCTTGGAGGAGCTTTCTCAGAAAGACGTTGTTATCCTCGCACTTGTCCCATGGCAGTAAGTTTTGCGGAAAGGGAACTTGGAATCGGGTTTTCACTTGCGAGTAGCGGCCGTTGGCACCAGAGGAATCTTCGTCCCATGGCTGGCTTGCAGCCGTCAAGCTGTTTGAAACTCTGGTACGATCCCTATCGCTGTCGATTGGGAAGTTGGACGGCGGCTCGTGTTGTTTTCGCCTGAGCTCATAGCTGGTCATgataatgaagaagagctttCCGTTCTGCTTTCCCTTGACCAGTTTTCGAATAAACGTCCTGCCCACCGCCAAGTCTTCTACCTCATACTCGATTCCACCCTCCAAAGTTGCTCGGTTCAAGAAGTAGCAGTGGGCGCTTTGCAGCGTGAAGCCCTCTGGGACAGTCCCGAGTGAGGACAGTAAGGATTGGGATACGATGAGTCCGCCATACAGTCCTCTGGCGCCTGTAGGCATCCAACTGTCATGAGGGATGAAGGTTGCTGGCttggatggatgaagaaacaCACCAATCTGCTTGGTCAAAGACATGT
Proteins encoded in this region:
- a CDS encoding acyl-CoA thioesterase II — its product is MPSIPNSNMSLTKQIGVFLHPSKPATFIPHDSWMPTGARGLYGGLIVSQSLLSSLGTVPEGFTLQSAHCYFLNRATLEGGIEYEVEDLAVGRTFIRKLVKGKQNGKLFFIIMTSYELRRKQHEPPSNFPIDSDRDRTRVSNSLTAASQPWDEDSSGANGRYSQVKTRFQVPFPQNLLPWDKCEDNNVFLRKLLQEKTKEELGWKWRWFSTWSSTDGMPSSTAVARKVTGVSSSPQYYLDGLPTTRMVWHHPRIETEEVLNEETYKFVGTAARSVGLNASSEPQLGMIASLDHTIHFYPFPQGLDYRKPVLHVMESQVADTKSERAVCRGRVYSSDGHLLAVTSQEGLFRARRVGETKNGCIESGLDEEDLLAKL